Proteins from one Flavobacterium sp. N2038 genomic window:
- a CDS encoding OmpA family protein, which translates to MKHLNKLLVAVMMAMGLSSHAQDSNNPWAISFGVNAVDTRTSSGAGSGFFDQHFSQPFAVKDNWNILPSLSYIGVNRYVGHGFSVGLQGSVNKIDKFVTFAPGAPGHDSRGNIVTNPGDLMYYGIDASVKYSFQELIKSKVIDPSLSVGGGYTFFGESSFGTVNPGAGVTFWFTDAIGLELATRYKWAVSGDRQDASGAPDNVSHFQHTAGLVFKFGGKDTDGDGIYDKDDACPDVAGLKQFNGCPDTDGDGIVDASDACPDVFGLAALNGCPDTDGDGIADKDDACPDVAGLAALKGCPDTDGDGIADKDDKCPTVAGPKENGGCPFLDADKDGVADKDDDCPTVYGPASNRGCPEVTTEALEDLKVQARAVYFNSGKATFKTGDKETPARLDAIKEILKNYPNAKFSIEGHTDSTGSAKINEKLSQDRANAVMNALIERGVSADNLEAKGFGSSKPVASNKTAAGKAQNRRTEIRHIGSKYQGKL; encoded by the coding sequence CTGTGATGATGGCGATGGGTTTAAGTTCTCACGCGCAAGACAGTAACAATCCATGGGCTATCTCTTTTGGAGTTAATGCCGTTGACACTAGAACTAGTTCTGGTGCTGGAAGTGGATTTTTCGATCAACACTTTTCTCAGCCATTCGCTGTAAAAGACAACTGGAATATTCTTCCATCATTATCTTACATTGGTGTAAATAGATATGTTGGGCATGGTTTCTCAGTTGGTTTACAAGGTTCTGTAAACAAAATTGATAAATTTGTAACTTTCGCTCCAGGTGCTCCAGGACATGATTCAAGAGGAAATATTGTAACTAATCCTGGTGATTTGATGTATTACGGAATTGATGCTAGTGTTAAATATAGCTTCCAGGAATTAATCAAATCTAAAGTAATTGATCCTTCGTTATCTGTTGGTGGAGGTTATACTTTCTTTGGAGAGAGTAGCTTTGGAACAGTTAACCCAGGTGCTGGTGTTACTTTCTGGTTTACAGATGCAATTGGTCTTGAGTTAGCTACAAGATACAAATGGGCTGTAAGTGGTGATAGACAAGATGCTTCTGGTGCGCCAGATAATGTTTCTCATTTCCAACACACTGCAGGTTTAGTTTTCAAATTCGGAGGTAAAGATACTGACGGAGACGGAATCTATGACAAAGACGATGCTTGTCCAGATGTTGCTGGTTTAAAACAATTCAACGGATGTCCTGATACAGACGGAGACGGAATCGTTGATGCTTCTGATGCTTGTCCAGATGTATTTGGTTTAGCTGCATTAAACGGATGTCCTGATACAGACGGAGATGGAATCGCTGATAAAGATGATGCTTGTCCAGATGTTGCTGGTTTAGCTGCTTTAAAAGGTTGTCCTGATACTGATGGAGACGGAATCGCTGATAAAGACGATAAATGTCCTACAGTTGCTGGTCCAAAAGAAAACGGTGGTTGTCCTTTCTTAGACGCTGACAAAGATGGTGTTGCTGATAAAGATGACGATTGTCCTACAGTTTACGGTCCTGCTAGTAACAGAGGATGTCCTGAAGTAACTACAGAAGCTTTAGAGGATCTTAAAGTTCAAGCTAGAGCGGTTTACTTTAACTCAGGAAAAGCTACTTTCAAAACTGGTGACAAAGAAACTCCAGCTAGATTAGATGCTATTAAAGAAATCCTTAAAAACTATCCAAACGCGAAATTCTCTATTGAAGGACACACAGATAGTACAGGTTCAGCTAAAATTAACGAAAAACTTTCTCAAGATAGAGCAAACGCTGTAATGAATGCTTTAATTGAAAGAGGAGTTAGCGCTGATAACTTAGAGGCTAAAGGTTTTGGATCTTCTAAACCAGTTGCAAGTAACAAAACTGCTGCAGGTAAAGCTCAAAACAGAAGAACTGAAATTAGACATATTGGTTCTAAATACCAAGGTAAACTATAA